A genomic region of Thermodesulfobium narugense DSM 14796 contains the following coding sequences:
- a CDS encoding MogA/MoaB family molybdenum cofactor biosynthesis protein, which produces MDKKVTFAVITLSDSGYKGEREDLSGKKIIEICKEKGFLLSCYEILPDEKSLLIEKLIELSNQKINLILTTGGTGFSERDITPEATKKVIEKEIPGIPEAMRNLSLKKTNRAMLTRGVCGIRKKTIILNLPGSAKAVEECLSFVIDPLEHGINILMGWDRNCART; this is translated from the coding sequence ATGGATAAAAAAGTTACATTTGCTGTGATAACGCTATCTGATTCTGGGTATAAAGGGGAAAGGGAAGACCTTAGTGGGAAAAAAATTATCGAAATTTGTAAAGAGAAGGGTTTTTTGCTTTCTTGTTATGAAATTTTGCCAGATGAAAAGAGTTTGTTAATAGAAAAGTTAATTGAACTTTCTAATCAGAAAATAAACCTAATTCTTACAACTGGTGGAACTGGTTTTTCTGAAAGAGATATTACCCCTGAAGCTACTAAAAAAGTTATTGAAAAAGAAATACCTGGAATTCCTGAAGCTATGAGAAATCTTAGTCTTAAGAAAACAAATAGAGCAATGCTTACAAGAGGAGTATGTGGTATTAGAAAGAAAACAATAATTTTAAATTTGCCCGGTAGTGCAAAAGCAGTAGAGGAGTGTTTAAGCTTTGTTATTGATCCTCTTGAACACGGAATTAATATTTTAATGGGATGGGATAGAAATTGTGCAAGAACGTGA
- the moaC gene encoding cyclic pyranopterin monophosphate synthase MoaC, giving the protein MFTHLDDKGKAHMVDIGEKIDTVREAKAQAFIRLSEKTLNMIKDQSIPKGDIFSTSRVAGILAAKRTWELIPLTHPIPINQINIDFEIKDNGILIFSQVKTNFKTGVEMEALVAVNLAALTIYDMIKAVERGAIIEDVKLLYKSGGKSGTYEYT; this is encoded by the coding sequence GTGTTTACTCATTTAGATGATAAAGGAAAGGCTCATATGGTAGATATAGGAGAAAAGATCGATACCGTAAGAGAGGCTAAAGCTCAAGCCTTTATTAGATTGTCTGAAAAAACTCTTAATATGATTAAGGATCAAAGTATTCCAAAAGGCGATATATTTTCTACTTCGAGAGTTGCTGGGATTTTGGCTGCAAAGAGAACGTGGGAGCTAATTCCATTAACGCATCCAATACCAATTAATCAAATTAATATAGATTTTGAGATTAAAGATAACGGGATTTTAATATTTTCTCAAGTAAAGACTAATTTTAAAACAGGGGTAGAGATGGAGGCATTGGTAGCAGTTAATTTAGCGGCATTAACTATTTATGATATGATAAAAGCTGTTGAGAGAGGAGCTATTATTGAAGACGTCAAATTATTGTATAAATCTGGTGGCAAATCTGGTACATATGAATATACCTAA